A single genomic interval of Megalobrama amblycephala isolate DHTTF-2021 linkage group LG17, ASM1881202v1, whole genome shotgun sequence harbors:
- the gadd45aa gene encoding growth arrest and DNA-damage-inducible, alpha, a: MTFEELNGDYSVERMDSVIKALEEVLRSALPQGCITVGVYEAAKSLNVDPDNVVLCILATDDDDTKDVALQIHFTLIQAFCCENEINILRVNNTRSLAHILGGAGMHGSEQMDLHCILVTVPHASTWKNPALGKVNRFCRESRCMDQWVPIINLPER; this comes from the exons ATGACTTTTGAGGAACTTAATGGAGATTACTCTGTTGAAAG GATGGATTCTGTGATTAAAGCTCTTGAGGAGGTCCTGCGCTCCGCATTACCGCAGGGATGCATTACAGTTGGGGTCTACGAGGCTGCAAAGTCACTCAATGT GGATCCTGATAACGTGGTGTTGTGCATCTTGGCAACTGACGACGATGATACGAAGGATGTGGCGCTTCAGATACACTTCACTCTCATTCAGGCTTTCTGCTGCGAAAACGAAATCAACATCCTGCGCGTGAACAACACTCGCAGCCTCGCGCACATCCTCGGGGGCGCGGGCATGCACGGGAGCGAGCAGATGGATTTGCACTGCATTCTGGTCACT GTTCCACATGCATCCACATGGAAAAACCCAGCTCTGGGAAAAGTGAACCGCTTCTGCAGAGAGAGTCGCTGTATGGATCAATGGGTGCCCATTATCAACCTTCCAGAACGATGA
- the gng12a gene encoding guanine nucleotide-binding protein G(I)/G(S)/G(O) subunit gamma-12a: MVSKMSSKMAGSNNLAHARRMVQQLKVEASIERIKVSKASADLMRYCGENAKYDPLLMGIPASENPFKDKKPCTIL, from the exons ATGGTTTCAAAAATGTCCTCTAAAATGGCGGGCTCAAACAACCTGGCACATGCTAGGAGGATGGTACAGCAGCTGAAAGTCGAGGCCAGTATCGAGAGGATAAAG GTATCCAAGGCCTCTGCTGACCTCATGCGTTACTGTGGAGAAAACGCCAAATACGACCCCCTGCTCATGGGCATCCCTGCCTCAGAAAACCCCTTCAAGGACAAAAAGCCCTGCACTATATTGTAG